The genomic window CGACGTGGTGGGCAACCCAGAACGACTCCAAGCAAAGAGCAAGTGCTGTTGAAGTCTCTCTAGTACGGCAGGTCTCGCAGGGAACAGCGGcggcctccagctccccctcacCTGAGATGAAGAGGTCGGCCCAAGTCTGCCGGTGCTCCTGGAGCAGCTCGTCCGCGCCCACCTCCATCACCTCCAGCATCTCCTTCTTGGCCGCCTCCCAGAGCTGGCTCAGGGCCTCGTCCAGCCGCGAGGGCTCGAGGGGCTCGGACACGTGCACCACCGACAGCAGCGTCTCCTCAAAGTGCGAGCGGGGCGCCACCTGCACGCGGCTCGGCAGCTTCTGGGCCGCCACGGCCAGCGCCACCACCTTAGGGCTGCCGGGCAGCGGCACCCGGGCCGAGGACAGCACGAACTGCCGGTCGCCCGCCTTCTCCAGGCTGCTGGCGGCCCAGCGCGCGCCGGGGCGGGCGGCCTCGAAGGCGGCCAGGCGCTCGCCAGGGTTGGCCACGTGCAggcgctgcagcagcaggtgcggCCGGCGGCGGTGCGCCACCAGCTCCTCCCGCACCGTCACGCACTCGGCGCCCGGCCCCAGCGCCAGGCAGCGCACCCTCCGCACCGCGCCCTCCCGCAGCGCCGCCACCGCTGCCCGCGCCTCGGCCGGGCTGCCCGGTGCCGCCAGCTGCACCAGCAACGCCAGCTCGGTGCGCACCAGCTCGGCGCCCGCTGTCACCCACAGCCGGTCGACGCCCGCGTCCAGCACCACGAACCCGTTGCCCACCAGCGCCGGCGGCCCCTCAGCGCCGgccccaggcagtggcagcggcagcgccTCGCCGCGCTCCGCCAGCGCCCGCCACCCGTGCGTCTCGGCCTGCAGGCACAGCCCcgccgcgccgccccgcgccgccgccgcgcccgccCCGCCGCCCAGCCCGCGCCGCCCCAGCCACCAGTAGGCCGCCAGCAGCGCGgccgccagcaccagcacccgcCGCGCCCAGCTGCTCGACAGCAGCCCCGGCAGCCCCTTcagccgctgctgcagccacatcGGGCCGCACCCAGGCCCGGCAGCACCCGGCCGCCTCCGCCCGCTACCGGCCGCCGCCCCCGCCCGCCATgggcccgctccgctccgctccgccccgccTCCCGCACGcacggcccggccctgccccgctgCCGACAAGCACCGCCGCGGCCGGAAAGCAGGGAGCACCCCTGTCTCCCCGCGGCACGACGCTTTGCGACAGGTGGGGGCGGGCTTAACCCAGAGGCGGGGTGAGGGTTgtgaggtgggcagggccaggccgggggcAGTGGAAGTGGTAGTGGTAGTGCTGGTTTGGGAGAACTGGGGCGGTAGACTGGGTGATGGGGGCTATTCCAGGCTAGGCTAGGGaaaggggtgagggcaggctgcaggagagggggccGTGCTCAGCGCCCTGGGGCGGGCGGGTTGTCCTGAGGCCTGCAGAACAAGggagccgggggggagggggcggtagTGCAGGGCAGGCtaaggcatggagcaggaggcagcacagggtcCCAGAAGCCTGTCTGGGCCGAGTGTAactgggaggctgtggctggTTACTGAATCATCTGTGAAATCTGTTGTTACCAGAGCCTGgttcctgccctgtgcctgctcacagccctgatcctgcagtgACTTCCTGGTTGCCTTTCTCCTCCCAGCAACTGGAGACTCTGCTCCTCAAGCCTCCTTTGGCTGTCACTGTTCATGTCCAGAGGTCCCACAAAGTCAGCAGGAAAGCAAACCATAGGGAGTCTCCTGCCCAGAGACAGGCTTTGGAAGTCAGCCCTGTGCTTGGGGCTGCCGGATGCTCTTTACAGTGCCCTTACAGTCTTACCGCATCTCAAATTGGGGAAGGGACGTGGAATATTTTCAGAACAGGCTCACACTATACAGGCAAAACTTAAATAGGCTTTTGTTCCCCCTCTTGTTTTTCCCCTCTTTGTGGCTACAGGACTCTTAAGGGCAactttcattctgccttccctaTCTCAACCGGTAAAAATGTGGCTAAATGCCTTGTTAAAACGTAGAAAGGGTAACTTGCAATCAAAGAGCATATCGGTACAGCACCTACCAGCTGCACGTAACAGGATGATTCAGAGTTTGCACGCTGCAAGATGCATATCAGACAGGGTATTTATGAAGTAGCAAAATCTGTGCTGTTATCTGGCTACGAGTTGGGATCTACAATAcaaaagcaggcaggcaggcaggcttccaGAATTTAATTTTGAAACCAGCTTGTTGTGGCAACAGGCTTCTTATAATACAAACTGGGCATTGTTACTGTATTATAGATAGCACACTAAACAGTATCTTCTTCCCATAATACTCTTCTCAGTATAAAGCTCTCTCTTCAGATGTTGAGATCTTATCTATTTTGCATCCTGTTGGCTTAAAATATGATATACAAGTTCCTGGACTTCCATGGGCCATGGTTTGAATAAAGGGAGATTATAAACATTGGCAAATTCAGGTTTTAAGTGCAAAGTGTCTCATCTTTCTGAGCCGGTACTGAATCAGAACCCCTACGGGGCTGATGGGGTTACCATCTTTTAGATGAGGCTCAAAACCAAACAAATTACTAAGCAGGCcggtgcaaagcagctagtattcgcttcgggttcggccaattcgggggcagtgattcaattcggtgattcaagtcactgtcccagTTCGATTCAatcgaatctgatttggagattcggctgttGCCAAATCTTTGAATCGGCCTGGCCAAGCCtatcctcctcccctctcccagtctGGCAgcggctgccccacctgccccagctcctggctcctgttgaaaaaaaaaaagccccaactcatcaggtgatggggcgggggggtgatccctgctgcccccactgccccacgctgcatggggagctctgtatGAGCCCCCTGGCCTCCCCattcactcccccagccccgccacgggtgccctgcccaggccagctccggcccattaagaaaaagaaaaaatgaaaaaaccctgcactcaccgcTCCTGCCAGGGGGGCAATCCCCCCATTGCCCTGCGCCACATagggggctctacatgagccccaAGGCCCCCGCAGGAGTGGCGGATCCCTGgacttttctgtttcttttttcttaaagggccagagctggcctgggcagggcacccatgggggagcagggggaggtcaggtggctcgtgcagagccccccccatgcagtggggggcagcggagattgccccccccaccccccacccagcagcacccaatgagcactgaggggtttttttaatgtaccagctggggtgggtggaggcagcCGTGGTGGGGgtaggagcaggggttgggggggctggcaggggtccccccatggtcccctcccccagcaccccttctcccgcccctagtacttaccagctcggagtctggctgctgctccctgctgcagccaccgaaGACGGCCCGAATCATCAAAGGTCTCctaatcttttccgaagattcggagagcttttaATCGATTCAGACTTTtcaactggtcccctgattcagttcggatttggagattcggccgccgaatTGGATCGAATCttgtctgaatcaaatcaccacccgaagcttcgcacagccctatcactaaggcagagagagggagacattGAGATTAATTTATCTCCTCTCCTTACCTCTGCTGACTTTGGTGCTTTTAATTACTTCTTATTCCTTTTATCCCAGCAGATTCTGTACAGCTAAAAGATCAAGTCAGATTCTCCTCTGTTGGGTTTAAATATTTGTCTACACTGCATTTTTTCTAATCATTATAAATATTATGCTGTAAATGTGTGGCCCCAGCCATAGCCTCCCAATATAGTTCTCAATAATAATGCaagctacagaaaaatattaagagCAAAAGCAGGTGGGAAATCTATTAACTAGAGGAAGGACTTGGTTAGCTTAGGGAGGGGGAATTTATTTGACTTCCTTGCTGCAAACAAATTGCTGGCTTTATGACAGAAGGATCTTCACAAATAAATGGGGTGAAGTCCTGCTCCCTTTGATTAGAGTGGAGTCATGATTTCCACCTAACATGAACAAGGCTGTTTCCAGTCatgggaattaactagttaattaactagttaaaaaggaaaagaaatggctaacatttaattttaactagttacatttttcagctgtcaacttttaactttaactagttaaaaaaaaaggtgaactttaactttttttaaaatataagttaaaagtttttaaaaaatgaaatctggcttccccagagtttttcctgacacAGCCACTCTCTAGGACTTACATGGAACGATATTTCTTTATCAAAACtctaggacttcttgtttgagagaCAGAGAGTAGCGCGCTGTCCCATGAGATATGGTCTCTtaagaactacaagtcccagagttccttagttcatgctggcattttctgtgcatttgtaGAAGTCAACAGGGCAGCCAGTTGGCTGCAAGCAGAGACAGTGATCACAGTAAGACTGGGAGCAGGTAGCGAGGGTGAAGCAGATGATGACTTTCTTAATCTGAACGAAGATCAGAATcagcagcccagggcccaagaagttgagcattacttctcatctgtgagaaacttatctgagatgtcacctactatgaaaaaGCTATTCATCACACAAGCATATTCATAACACAAAGCTATTCATAACACAAGCATTCCCTCATCTGCCTGTGTAGAGCAATTGTTCAGTAGCGAGGGCTTAGTTTTACAagacagaagagaaaaatagCCAGATGTAAATTATGAAATGCAGCGTTTGCTGCAGTTCAATCAGCACGTTTAAACAGTTTCTGCTATGCAAGTgaacattctttttctcatttaaactgattttctcatttcagtctaattttgattttcagacactttcCTTATTTCCaattcagatgtatttcatacccttttgttaccttttgagcaataaaaattgtaacaacGGAGGTTTTCTGTGGAAATAGCGCtcatttgtcacctggctatgactatctcctttctgttattctggtatGCCTATATGATGCACTGACTTTTACAAAATACTTAacatggagagggtgagaaggGTCTAACACTACACAGGCATTggtaaattgttattctgaaaactgtatgacaagtaTAACATTGTTCTCAGAAAGCAGAGTGAGTTCTGAGTAAATTAGTAGACTTCTGtgggcttatggaaaagaaaccccctcattgcatttgaaaatgaaaatgatgctaagaggcaatCCACTGTTTCACGCATTTCTCATGAATCAACTTCACTTTTAACTAGTTACTTCCTTTTTAACTTACcttttaactagttgaaagtggaaatatttaaattttaactcaagttaattttaaaggctgctaacttttaactttcactagttacatttttcataaacttttcccatgactgGCTGTTTCTTTAAATCTGTCGCAAGCTGTTGCTTTTCATGCAGCACGTGTTGCACGTACTCACAGCAACATTTGCATTGGCAGCTACTGCTGTTTAAAAAGACAGGCAGTGAATTCCAGCAGGACAGCACAAAGCAGGACAAacatagaaagaggaaaaacccacacacactccctgctATGGTTGGTGTAACTGCAGAATGTAAACAGACCTGCAGATCAGGGCAGACAGCATAAGGGAAGATTATAAGCAATGACCAAGACAGGTTTTAAACAATCTCATCCTAAAATGGAGATACTTTAATTTGGCTTAAAATAAGAGTCTGACCTGTTGCCAAACCATGAATTGAACAGGATCTGAATCCAGGGTCTGAATCCAGACTTTGCAGCTATAGAAAGGGCAGAATCTAGTTCTGGGCTATAGTCCTGAAGTGACCTTTAGATCTGAACTAAAACTTGGGATCGGAACCTCCCTGACAATGGGAATTTGCACTCTTGATCCGAACGTTCCTAATGTTAAGATGATGATGATGCTTATTTAAAATTTACATCACATTTACATTTATACCCAGCCTGGGGTCCTTTAGTAGATTTCTACTGTGAATGTTGCTTGTGTTGTGAGTCCAATGTTTGCTTCTAAATTAACAAGTCCCAAGTGAAGGAATTTTCCTTCAAATGAGTGAGTAGGATGTTTGCTAATGCCATTTCCCTTTGGGGACTGTCACTGTCTATAATACAGTTGCTTTATTCTAGGGACTTTTCTATTTGTCTAAGTGTTGCAAAGGATTCACTTCTGACTTCCTTAGTTACTAGAAGGCTGTCACCCACCCACCAAGGGACTTGCAGCATCAAAGGATCAATCTACTTTGAGGTTAGGGAAAGTTGATTTCCCACCCCCAGGCTTTTACATGTACACACAAACCAAATGAACACTGGCATTTTGAAATGATGTGGTTGCCAGCATTTGTGCACAAGCAACACTGAATGAATGTCTCAGCTACTTATAACATTAGAAGCCTCAGGAATTTGCGTAATGCACTTCAtgtttcctcttcttccttttcaaCATCTTACTTCCTGGGCTTCCTCCTCCAAAACCCAACCCCTGTCCTCTGGCAGCTAAAATGTCTGAAATCAATCCCAATCACTTTCAGTGTCCTCTACTAGCAGGGTTGGGCTTCTGCAGGATTTTACACCTGAGTgagggggttttgtttgtattACAGCTGTGAGCTGTAGGATCAGGGAAAGCCTGGTGTCTCTCCAGCCAGACCCAGTTTGTACTTGGTCAGTACAATGcacatgcagttttgggatgcatcagtagaaggtgtttttaaaccttcctcagagGAATTGGGTATTGACTACAGTCAGGACTGCTGACTTTGACAGGGCGggccaatgcttctgctgagaCCAAAgccagagattcctggctagagggtcggcCTTCTGCTCAGAGGCAAACCGATCTCTATATTTGGGATCAGAACAGAATTTTACCCCtgtggtttgccttcctctgtagcggggaGCGTGGCCTTCGACCCTGGATCTCTTGAGCACATActgacatttcacagaagcaggacgttggctgccatggtccccttgTTTCCCTGTggatgttaggtctgtgttgtgtcagggctgatggtCATTTTATGTAGTTTCCatgatggatttgtatgggatggtttggatagggatgatgctgccgcaggcagggggctgaattagatgtgacctctgagGGCAGGTAGCCCTGCTTCTTTGTGATGTGGGTGAAGAGGTATTTAATAGGAgtataggttgtagttgtgttagtctaagccaggggtgggcacagTGTGGCCCAGGGGCAAGATGTGGCCCGCTAGGCTATTCTatatggcctgcagggcccctaaaaaatttagaaaattaatatttatctgcccctggctgcctaccatgcagcccttgatggcttgccaaaactcagtaagcggctctccacccaaaataattgcccgcccctggtctaagcACATAGACAAGATTTTTGGgaggtaaatccaatatctttcattagaccagctaaaatagttagaaaaattcatctttgcaagctttcaggtacaaacacccttttccAGGCGGAGAAAATGTTCCCCCCTGGAGCCCGCCCAAGCCCAAGGGCTGTGTGACCCAGAGGTATCCGCAGGCCCCACTCCCGGCAAACCCATGGGCCGGGGCTAACGCAGAAGCGTGtccactagggtggccatcatagaggacagttgggttgtcctctgtcctctattgatatgaaacccatgAACGCGATGTGCCTCCAGAGGATGGCggggcacagcgagctcccacaggcagcagtggcactgttggcagcaggagcgtggcggtggcaagtggtgagctcctgcaggtggccatggcactgttggcagtggagaggggggttgccagcacTGATCAGCGatcggcaaccacccgcagacaccaccggcagcgTTGGCAATGGCCAGCGGCAATCatggaccacccgcagacaccaccggcagcgTTGGCAATGGCCAGTGGCAATCatggaccacccgcagacaccaccggcagcgTTGGCAATGGCCAGCGGCAAtcatggaccacctgcagatgctgccagcagtgttggcagtgtgGGGGGTGGCTAGTAGCGACCACCTGCAAGCGCTGCTGGCGGTATTGGCggcaccttttcacagggggtgcactgccatgctcagggggcaCACGCGTTGCCATCTGGACTTCttcatgtcctctatttttctcttgaagaggccATAAAGGCGTCGGGTTTGGTATCAAGACAGCACAGAGTAGCAGAAACTGGCCTCTGTGACTGATGCCCACCCGCGGGCGCTGCCCTTCAGCCCCGCGCGGGCCGGGAGCCGCTCCGAGCGCTCCTTCCCCGGCACGGCGCCGCGAGCTCCCTCCCGCGGCTGCAGGGCCGGCGGCGCGGCCCgggagaggcgggcagggagGCGGCGCCCGAGGGGCGGGCTCGGTGCGTGGCACCCGCGGCCCGGGCGTGCTGCAGAGCCGGCGCCGCTGCCTCCGCCCCGATGGTGCccgggcggctgctgctgctgctggcgctgcTGGCCGCCGAGGGCAGCGGCGGCTCCGAGCGGGACGGTAAGAGCGAGCAGGGGTGCGCAGCCCCAGCCGCCCGTGGGCTTTCCACCCTGCGTGCTGTGCGGGTTGGTGCCAGCCTCGCCCCGCAGACGCTGCGGGAAGGGGCCGCCGGGGCGGTGCGGAAGGGGCGCTGACCGCAGCCGCCCGCTCAAGCTGTGCAGGGGGGACCTGGCTCCAACCCACGAATCCCGGAGCTGCCGTGAACAAAGGGGCTGGCGCTAAAGGAGTTCTGGAGAAGTCTCTCCTCGCCCCTGCTCCATATGTGGGCTCTTGGGCAAAGCTGGGCTGGCAGACATCCTCCCCAGACGCAGGGGCCCAGCCcggggcccccagccctgcccgggggAGGCTGCTAGAAGGCGAAGGAGCAGTCTTCTTCCGTGTACGGCGTCTTTCCTGAGATTGCCAGCAGAAATGGCAAAGGTGGTGGGGAATTTTGCTGCGGTGTGGGTCTCTGTCCGCTATGGTCTGGACGTAGATCACCCGTTCATTTGGTTTAAGACAGCCAGTGTGTGGCAGCAGGTTTGGATCCATGCTTGCAAGCGGGACTTGAAGTGAGAGGGTAGGGAGGAGAGGAGTTACGTCTCCTCTCGGACTCGGAGGGGAACATGTGGGTCCTCAAAGGtggcaataaaaggtgcaagagAATGTGTTTAAAACAGCGAGGCCTCTGTTCTGCGCCGTTTGTGGATTGGGTTGAACTCGCTCGTATAGACGTGCGTGCTTTGCTTCTGTGCTGAAATAGTTCTGGGCAGCTAGTTTGGTTTAGCTCATTCCCTTAAATGTGTGTGAGAGATATTCTGCTGTAAGGCCCCTTTGTCCTAGGTTAACTGCAGGCAcacagcagggggtggagggcattTTACCTCTACCAGCTTGGTCAAAGCAATGCCATACTTGCTGGTAGGTGTGCCCTTTGGTGACTGCAGTAAGAGCCGTCTTTCAGCACATACTGTGGGTCACAGGATGCATTCCTTGTGCACCCCAAATTCTCACTGCTTTTAGCGAGAGCTTGGCATGCACTGGGTGTACAGATTTGGACCATTGGTAGAGGACAGTGAGGCCCAGTGGGTAAGGCCCAATTGAGACAGCAATCTCTGTTGATCAATGTAGAAAACAGAGACAtggggcagaaaattttccagtgctttatttttccataggaaattttccatttctaaaaattcactgtttcacaaaattcattagtaacaatgagtggatgccaatacaatattaggcaagcttggcagtttcaaagttgtaattaatgtttttcaggtgattatccctaggaagtgcaTGAGAaaatacatatatgttttattgatttgtagacaggagggtaaatacactcacataatactCCAAACCAAAAACCAAGTTATAAATTGACCTACGTAGCTGcacaggtcaaatcaaaaccacaGCTTGGCATATCATGCAGAGTTTTTTGGGTGTGCTAAActtagtgtgtcaacagttttcagtgcctttggtttttttcttaaatttaaacagacAATGTATGGGAAGTACATGCTCTTGTGTACAGTATGGTCTTTATATTTTTGCaggtattccaataaaaataaattatttccccataaagctttgaattggtttgaatataacatttagaccacattaagtgtgctgtatttaatttttttcctaatcagatatttcagttcaaatatttgtggctattgggacataaaattaacaatgagggtacttttttagttttgtttactaaataccAGTCAAATAACCACGCTAAATCAGATCACGCtttatttagggcattggaaacttttccggaaaattttccaattcaaaattttccagaaaacctaCATCTCTGGTAGAAAGACATACAATCATGCCAACAGTATCTTGGTGCATTTGGTATTCATGTGAGATGATGTCACTGTAATGGTGCTTTTCATCCATATCGCTCAAAGTTCCTTTTGAGGAACTTACCTCCTGGTAAGAATCATTTTCCCCCAGTTTACAGATGGGGACATTGAGGCACAAAGCATGACGTGACTGGCATAATGCCATGCAGCAGATTACTGGTAGAGCTGGGGGTAAATCTCAGGTTCCCTGTGTCCCAGTCCCTGAACCCAGTGCTACCACATATTGCAGTTGTATGAGCCTGTACACTCCTCCGGTTTCTAGCTGCCAGCATGGGGGGAAGCACTTGGATGACCGTGCTTCACAGAAATGAAGCGGTGGTTCTGTAGGCCACAATTAACAAAGGACAGAAGGTGTGCAAGGACAAATTTGCTTTTGAGGGTTGCGATACGGCCTCCCTGCGAGACTGAGCATGCGAGAAGGGTTTTGGATGATGGATGGTCTTTGTGGGCTGGCTCAGCTGTGAGATGTGTCTGGAAGAAGAAGTAAGGAGCTGCACTGATGAcgtggagaagggagggggtttGTGTGGGCTGCAGAGGACAGGCTTTCTCGGAAAGTTCTTGAAGTTGCCTTTTGATTTATGCAAAGTCTGCAGCCCTAAATTTGAGGAAGCAAGGGGTTAAAGGAGCaggcggcagcagctgcctagcTTAGGCGGGGGCTGAAAGAGTCTCCTGGGGTGGAAAGAGCTCACTGCTGCTCAGGATTCTTCATTGTGGGAATCCCGCTCGGTGTCTCTAAAGTCCTTCACCCCCCAGACAAGTGCCAAGAAGGGAACCTTTAATGAGGGGTTTGCCTGGGCTCTCCTCTTGCAGAGGAGGATTGTGGCTTTGCTTTGGCTCTTCCCCCACCCAGCTGAATTTCCATACTGCACAGTGAGTCCTTTCTCTAGCCTGGAAATCGGACACCTCTTCCTGTCCAtcccagagcctcctgctctccCTACAAAGGTGCCATCTGGGGTAGCAGCATTCGGGAAGTGGCATGAAACAGGCATAAACAGCTTGTTGGCTCAGGGCAAGGACAGGAGGGTGAATTCCTGTTTTGTCTGGTTTGAAATTCTCTGTCCTCCCTGGGCATtcgggctggagcagcagctgggctcctATACAGTCTGTCTTTCTCTACCTGCCACCGTATATCTTctgctagggcaggggctggaaggtCATGTCTGTTGtgcagccctctccctccccgcGCTCCTGTCACTGGCAGCATCCCAGGCGTTCTGAAAAGCCAGGCACTGCCCTGGTGCTCTGCATGCCAGTATATGTCTGGAGACCTTGCCAGCTTCACTGTATTCCCTGGGGAGCTACATACCTTCCTGACTAATGTACCCCCTCTGGCTAGACAGCACACAGAGGAACGTAATTAGGGACCTGTCTGTGCTGGCAAATGAGCTCGGTTTGAGGGCTAGGTTTAGGTAGAGTTCAAATCCTGCCGCTGTCCTGTCTATCTTGTAGAAATACCCAACAAAACCAACTTTGAATCAAACTTGAGTGTCTCTTCTTGGCTATAATCTCTCTCTGCATTTCCTTCTGATGGGAGTCAAGGATTTTAGGGGTTTCTTTGTAACCTCCCCCCTTTCCCAGCTGGGAATACCATGTGTTATCACTGCCTTCATTACCCCTGTTCCAaatcttcccctgcagctctgctaTAGTTTTGTCCATATCCCAAAGACTGCCAAGGCTGCTCTCAGTTAGTATTTAGCACTTCACCATTTTACTCCTACAAAGTTCCAGGTCCAGCCAGAAATCCAGCTCTTGTCCAGTAGCCAGAGGTATTGGGGCCAGGGTTACCAACCCCGGATGTATTTATTGTATTGACAGTCTGCCAGCTAGTCACTGACAGCCAAACCGTTCCACTGACGCATGTTTTTATTGATTTATGTTTTATATCATGTAAAGGTAACTCTACTGTTGGTTTGTcctctgctgccagcccaggctg from Alligator mississippiensis isolate rAllMis1 chromosome 13, rAllMis1, whole genome shotgun sequence includes these protein-coding regions:
- the KIAA2013 gene encoding uncharacterized protein KIAA2013 homolog isoform X1, whose product is MWLQQRLKGLPGLLSSSWARRVLVLAAALLAAYWWLGRRGLGGGAGAAAARGGAAGLCLQAETHGWRALAERGEALPLPLPGAGAEGPPALVGNGFVVLDAGVDRLWVTAGAELVRTELALLVQLAAPGSPAEARAAVAALREGAVRRVRCLALGPGAECVTVREELVAHRRRPHLLLQRLHVANPGERLAAFEAARPGARWAASSLEKAGDRQFVLSSARVPLPGSPKVVALAVAAQKLPSRVQVAPRSHFEETLLSVVHVSEPLEPSRLDEALSQLWEAAKKEMLEVMEVGADELLQEHRQTWADLFISGIEMRKITDSRTPSSETVNMTLYYVLSCMPAPLLDPLISGEDREKMEASLNYADHCFSGHATMHAENLWPETLTSVPQILQLLDLWKLTLQKRGCKGLVAAGVHGLMQGMVLSFGGLQFTENHLQFQADPDVLHNSYSLRGIHYNKDLINLAVLLDPEGKPFLHVSVKFQDKPVKLYACEAGCLNEPVELTSELRGHTFPVMVTQPLTPLLYISTDLTHLQDLRHTLHLKAILAHEEHMAKQYPGLPFLFWFSVASLITLFHLFLFKLIYNEYCGPGAKPLFRSKEDPGA
- the KIAA2013 gene encoding uncharacterized protein KIAA2013 homolog isoform X2, with the translated sequence MWLQQRLKGLPGLLSSSWARRVLVLAAALLAAYWWLGRRGLGGGAGAAAARGGAAGLCLQAETHGWRALAERGEALPLPLPGAGAEGPPALVGNGFVVLDAGVDRLWVTAGAELVRTELALLVQLAAPGSPAEARAAVAALREGAVRRVRCLALGPGAECVTVREELVAHRRRPHLLLQRLHVANPGERLAAFEAARPGARWAASSLEKAGDRQFVLSSARVPLPGSPKVVALAVAAQKLPSRVQVAPRSHFEETLLSVVHVSEPLEPSRLDEALSQLWEAAKKEMLEVMEVGADELLQEHRQTWADLFISGIEMRKITDSRTPSSETVNMTLYYVLSCMPAPLLDPLISGEDREKMEASLNYADHCFSGHATMHAENLWPETLTSVPQILQLLDLWKLTLQKRGCKGLVAAGVHGLMQGMVLSFGGLQFTENHLQFQADPDVLHNSYSLRGIHYNKDLINLAVLLDPEGKPFLHVSVKFQDKPVKLYACEAGCLNEPVELTSELRGHTFPVMVTQPLTPLLYISTDLTHLQDLRHTLHLKAILAHEEHMAKQYPGLPFLFWFSVASLITLFHLFLFKLIYNEYCGPGAKPLFRSKIYQP